A genomic window from Slackia heliotrinireducens DSM 20476 includes:
- a CDS encoding Cna B-type domain-containing protein, translating into MDVSKRTLNIVSILMSFLLVLNCFGATGIAFAEDGDVDAVGAAEEQTVAALADGEAESAEEPQVEASDPAVGEDPATEQEPSAQTEGFETVQAPRAQEATDTAAAEAVEPQPDQEVQPLAEPETEAEATRANAGDVRSQTSTDLENFLVNVTIDAPTDDNGAYIIKPNSTYEIEMRFAENEDLQFDDDAVLTYDFPAGMAVADAAATTFSIAVTDSTGTATVEGNTFEIVDGQLRVRFNQSDPNFDKLSATSNVKFDINVASTFEQVEGQLEFAPSIIKDFVFDTTADVTIDKSVVYDADSDTARYTLRIASTGTNENVVIEDRLTGTALVFNQDVSVVSSVAGALSVTPDYGSVPNGFRVEIPSMVDGEELTLTYTAAVDNTKITANGTVAQTNNTATVDTDQIPDPKSDSADFSGQVKFNRIDKEPAGKPVQIGEGLYEQTWTITVNGDHKMPMGGTYISDWIVQNSRPFMQFTGDGISVAVTMENGTTETRNVTWDDLRLYTSEYGTYGWGYLTPASDGKASYVITCKTIINTEGALGDLTLRNGAQVYSAYDEASVTMEGIGEGTFDIDKTAEGTTAEQTDWKITVTVPGSGLPDLRVVDDLPRLTYEGQEYVDTYIEDSMTVEGLLEGESWSLYVGTEKKSYTLTIYQDEAQTQPGARPTANGEPRDIVVRFKTAVNQDWLSLATADGYNSSTLRTHTNVANARSGSYRTDNAQASVVPLKPDFEKGFLERTESQVDGVTYPAFTYKLQLLGVYEDGAAIQDSFDTTYLKYDEASGIVVRGGMSSGATNLVTGGSATATPNAEGMQINVASFPKQANGNFYPYYEIEYTLMVKDEAALAALNEAAASAQGGVYLDNTATWNDLTSDESVNYTYFPYVDKELTQRPSSDNGYVAEFKVLINQYAEDLDPTSETLTILDELSPNLRFLPDSLTITPANDSIGVQHDSATNTLTFTNVPDNTAYEITYQARVLGAGNVSYSNTIKFGKYEKTVEETTTVSHSGGGTASNPSITLVKRDAEDQTATLAGATFELYYMRGDVRVPVTDSNGNAVSFTTDGAGQVLIAGNQQSLGWTLWTDRTYCLVETAAPAGYEINAEPVYFVLTETPTSQMDFDIVGDTLNVNNERIKTQVAVTKEWKGPAVSSARVNLLANGEIVDSATLDDANDWTYVFEGLDAYDRDGIEIAYTVEEEPGDAFRLISIEGNATEGFTVTNLNADTVNVPVQKEWVGPAAESVTMNLLADGTIADSVVLDEAGGWSHTFEGLPKYDASDGHEIVYTVEEDSLEGYSSEISGDAETGFVVTNTNDAVTEINGTKTWDDADNQDGVRPDSITVRLLADGVEAQVLTVTADDDWAWSFPNLRVYDAEDGHEIIYAVTEDTVPGYSTSYDGFDIVNTHEPGKTSLTVTKAWDDKSDKDGIRPDSVTIRLFADGADTGQTLVLSAENGWTGSFENLDEMKSGAKISYTVEEESVPGYTASITGDAETGFVVTNSHDPKDDTPKDSVTKSKSKPKPANPAPKSKPSVPKTGDGTLPVILLAGGLAVAAIAALIIALRAKRKKKA; encoded by the coding sequence ATGGACGTTAGCAAAAGAACGCTCAACATCGTTTCGATACTCATGAGTTTTCTGCTGGTTCTGAATTGCTTCGGAGCAACAGGCATTGCCTTTGCAGAAGACGGCGATGTGGACGCGGTTGGCGCCGCTGAGGAGCAAACTGTGGCGGCCCTTGCCGATGGCGAGGCCGAATCCGCCGAAGAACCCCAGGTAGAAGCATCCGATCCCGCAGTCGGGGAGGATCCTGCCACCGAGCAAGAGCCCTCTGCCCAAACAGAAGGTTTCGAAACCGTCCAGGCTCCGCGGGCACAAGAGGCAACGGACACAGCCGCAGCCGAAGCGGTCGAGCCTCAGCCTGACCAAGAGGTCCAACCCTTGGCCGAGCCTGAAACGGAGGCCGAGGCTACCAGGGCCAACGCGGGTGACGTGCGATCCCAGACGAGCACCGATCTGGAAAACTTCCTGGTCAACGTTACAATCGATGCGCCCACGGATGATAATGGCGCATATATCATCAAGCCTAACAGCACCTACGAAATAGAGATGCGCTTCGCCGAGAACGAGGACCTTCAGTTCGACGACGATGCCGTGCTGACATACGACTTTCCCGCGGGCATGGCTGTTGCCGACGCGGCTGCCACCACCTTCTCCATCGCAGTGACCGACAGCACCGGCACCGCCACCGTTGAAGGGAACACCTTCGAAATCGTCGACGGGCAGCTCCGCGTGCGGTTCAACCAGAGCGACCCGAACTTCGACAAGCTTTCCGCCACGTCGAACGTTAAATTCGACATCAACGTCGCTTCCACCTTCGAGCAGGTGGAAGGGCAGCTTGAATTCGCACCGTCCATCATCAAGGACTTCGTGTTCGACACCACTGCCGACGTCACCATCGACAAGAGCGTCGTGTACGATGCCGACTCGGACACCGCGCGCTACACGCTGCGCATCGCATCCACGGGCACGAATGAGAACGTGGTCATCGAAGACAGGCTGACAGGCACGGCGCTCGTCTTCAACCAGGACGTCTCCGTGGTGTCGAGCGTCGCGGGCGCACTGTCGGTTACCCCGGACTACGGCTCGGTGCCTAACGGGTTCCGCGTCGAAATCCCCAGCATGGTCGACGGCGAGGAGCTGACGCTCACCTATACTGCCGCGGTCGACAACACGAAGATCACCGCCAACGGCACCGTTGCCCAGACGAACAACACGGCCACTGTGGATACCGACCAGATTCCCGACCCCAAGTCCGACAGCGCTGATTTCTCCGGACAGGTCAAGTTCAACCGTATCGACAAGGAGCCGGCCGGGAAACCGGTCCAGATCGGGGAAGGGCTTTACGAGCAGACCTGGACCATCACGGTGAACGGCGATCACAAGATGCCGATGGGTGGAACGTACATTTCGGACTGGATCGTCCAGAACAGCCGCCCGTTCATGCAGTTCACGGGCGACGGCATCAGCGTGGCCGTGACCATGGAGAACGGAACCACCGAAACCAGGAACGTGACCTGGGATGACTTGAGGTTGTACACCAGCGAATACGGCACCTATGGTTGGGGATACCTGACGCCCGCATCCGACGGCAAGGCGTCCTACGTCATCACGTGCAAGACGATCATCAACACCGAGGGCGCGCTGGGCGACCTTACCCTGCGCAACGGCGCCCAGGTTTACAGCGCATACGACGAAGCCAGCGTCACCATGGAAGGCATCGGCGAAGGTACCTTCGACATCGACAAGACCGCCGAAGGAACGACCGCCGAACAGACCGACTGGAAGATCACCGTTACGGTGCCAGGCTCCGGCCTGCCTGACCTGCGGGTGGTCGACGACCTGCCTAGGCTTACCTACGAAGGCCAGGAGTACGTGGACACATACATCGAGGATTCGATGACCGTCGAAGGCCTGCTGGAAGGCGAGTCCTGGTCGCTGTACGTGGGTACGGAAAAGAAGAGCTACACCCTGACCATCTACCAGGACGAAGCGCAGACCCAGCCGGGCGCGCGGCCGACGGCCAACGGCGAACCGCGCGACATCGTGGTGCGCTTCAAGACCGCCGTGAACCAGGATTGGCTGTCGCTTGCCACGGCGGACGGCTACAACAGCAGCACGCTTCGGACCCACACCAACGTGGCGAACGCCAGGTCGGGCTCGTACCGCACGGATAACGCGCAGGCCTCCGTGGTCCCCTTGAAGCCGGACTTCGAGAAGGGCTTCCTCGAGCGCACGGAGTCGCAGGTGGACGGCGTGACCTACCCTGCGTTCACCTATAAGCTGCAGCTGCTGGGCGTCTACGAAGACGGCGCCGCGATCCAGGACAGCTTCGACACCACGTATCTCAAGTACGACGAAGCGTCCGGCATCGTGGTGCGCGGCGGCATGAGCTCCGGCGCGACCAACCTGGTCACGGGCGGATCGGCAACGGCAACGCCGAACGCCGAGGGCATGCAGATCAACGTGGCGTCGTTCCCCAAGCAGGCCAACGGGAATTTCTACCCCTACTATGAGATCGAATACACCTTGATGGTGAAGGATGAAGCCGCGCTTGCCGCGTTGAACGAGGCGGCAGCGTCTGCCCAGGGCGGCGTGTATCTTGACAACACCGCTACCTGGAACGACCTGACCTCGGACGAATCGGTCAACTACACCTATTTCCCCTATGTGGATAAGGAGCTCACGCAAAGGCCTTCTTCCGACAACGGATACGTGGCCGAATTCAAGGTGCTGATCAACCAGTACGCCGAGGATCTGGACCCGACGTCCGAAACGCTGACCATTCTGGACGAGCTGTCGCCCAACCTGCGGTTCCTGCCGGATTCGCTGACCATTACCCCTGCGAACGACTCGATCGGCGTGCAGCACGACAGCGCCACGAACACGTTGACCTTTACGAACGTTCCCGACAACACGGCCTACGAGATTACCTATCAGGCCAGGGTGCTGGGTGCTGGTAACGTGTCGTATTCGAACACGATCAAGTTCGGCAAATACGAGAAGACGGTCGAAGAGACCACGACCGTATCCCATTCGGGCGGCGGCACGGCAAGCAACCCGAGCATCACGCTGGTCAAACGCGATGCTGAAGACCAGACGGCGACCCTTGCAGGCGCCACGTTCGAGCTCTATTACATGCGGGGCGACGTGCGCGTGCCGGTGACGGACAGCAACGGCAACGCGGTCTCGTTCACCACGGATGGCGCGGGCCAGGTCCTGATTGCCGGCAACCAGCAGAGCCTTGGTTGGACGCTGTGGACCGACAGGACGTATTGCCTGGTAGAAACGGCGGCGCCGGCCGGTTACGAAATCAACGCCGAACCGGTGTACTTCGTGCTTACCGAAACCCCGACAAGCCAGATGGATTTCGACATCGTGGGCGACACGCTGAACGTGAACAACGAGCGCATCAAGACCCAGGTCGCGGTCACCAAAGAATGGAAGGGCCCTGCTGTTTCCAGCGCGCGTGTGAACCTGCTGGCCAACGGTGAAATCGTCGACAGCGCAACGCTGGATGACGCCAATGATTGGACCTATGTTTTCGAAGGTCTGGACGCATACGACCGCGACGGCATCGAGATCGCATACACGGTGGAAGAGGAGCCCGGCGACGCATTCCGCCTGATTTCCATCGAAGGTAACGCGACCGAGGGCTTTACTGTGACCAACCTGAACGCGGATACGGTGAACGTGCCCGTGCAGAAGGAATGGGTCGGTCCTGCGGCCGAATCCGTCACCATGAACCTGCTGGCGGACGGGACCATTGCGGATTCCGTGGTGCTGGATGAGGCAGGCGGCTGGAGCCACACGTTCGAAGGCCTTCCCAAATACGACGCTTCCGATGGCCATGAGATTGTGTACACGGTGGAAGAAGACTCCTTGGAGGGCTACTCGTCCGAAATTTCGGGCGATGCGGAAACCGGATTCGTGGTGACGAACACCAACGACGCCGTGACGGAAATTAACGGAACGAAGACCTGGGACGATGCAGACAACCAGGACGGCGTGCGCCCCGACAGCATAACCGTGCGCCTGTTGGCCGACGGTGTTGAGGCGCAGGTTTTAACCGTGACGGCCGATGACGACTGGGCATGGTCGTTCCCGAACCTGCGCGTGTACGACGCCGAAGACGGCCACGAGATCATATATGCCGTTACTGAGGATACGGTGCCGGGGTATTCGACAAGTTATGACGGATTCGATATTGTGAATACCCATGAACCTGGGAAGACGAGCCTTACCGTAACCAAGGCTTGGGACGACAAGTCCGACAAGGATGGCATTCGTCCTGATAGCGTTACCATTCGCCTGTTTGCGGACGGTGCGGACACCGGACAAACCCTTGTGCTGAGCGCCGAAAACGGCTGGACGGGAAGCTTCGAGAACCTGGACGAAATGAAGTCCGGCGCCAAGATCAGCTACACCGTTGAAGAGGAGTCCGTCCCGGGTTACACGGCGTCGATTACCGGCGATGCCGAAACAGGCTTTGTGGTAACCAATTCCCACGACCCGAAGGACGACACGCCTAAGGACAGCGTGACCAAATCCAAGTCCAAGCCCAAGCCTGCGAATCCCGCACCGAAGTCCAAGCCTTCGGTTCCCAAGACCGGAGACGGGACGTTGCCTGTCATCTTGCTGGCTGGCGGGCTGGCGGTTGCGGCTATTGCGGCCCTGATTATCGCTTTGAGGGCCAAGCGCAAGAAGAAGGCGTAA
- a CDS encoding sensor histidine kinase, translating into MAQGNTEPIPYEVLANAMAEVYEAIYDIDPETGAYDMYYMSDSYRGLNLAKSGPDFFKALPEGVKRVVAPDDFSYVVYMLSRETLLPSVADGKKHTLVYRIRKNDRLVYHQLRAVLVETDGRQHLLMGVRDIDDVMRQMLRRDEELYSERQRSENYLGAILGTAAAYIDANLTKDLLAAHSSNKDAYGKGVLEQVPDMEKITCYTKFQNWVSEHLVCGNVDAYKRISSREYLLDCYNRGCRRAAVSFSIAAEGKDPVPCRALYYLYREKATDDIRLLCVMYDRTEQQRTEEKMDEMRTALRMSRIRNSASQMKPHFLYNALGSIQEVMVEDPSRAASLLDDFTVHLRSCIRAMDNDEPIPFETELEYVRAYTHIEAMRLGDRLKMNYELEETAFSILPLSVQPLVENAIRHGVYRRGKQGGTVTLRTRSEGGFWVVEVEDDGIGFDVDGYERAVMYGGSDSTGIKNIRFRLEKIMGAQLEVASVPDKGTLATVRIPKEGAGFESYFG; encoded by the coding sequence TTGGCTCAAGGAAACACGGAGCCTATTCCATATGAAGTGCTCGCGAATGCAATGGCGGAAGTGTACGAAGCCATCTACGACATAGACCCGGAGACGGGCGCGTACGACATGTACTACATGAGCGATTCGTACCGGGGCCTGAACCTTGCCAAAAGCGGCCCGGACTTCTTCAAGGCGCTGCCCGAAGGAGTCAAAAGGGTTGTGGCCCCGGACGACTTCAGCTACGTGGTGTACATGCTCTCGAGAGAGACGCTGTTGCCCAGCGTCGCGGACGGCAAGAAGCACACGTTGGTCTACCGCATCAGGAAGAATGACAGGCTAGTCTATCATCAGCTGCGTGCGGTGCTGGTCGAGACCGACGGACGGCAGCACCTACTTATGGGCGTGCGGGACATCGACGACGTCATGCGCCAGATGCTTCGGCGTGATGAGGAGCTGTATTCGGAACGCCAGAGGTCCGAAAACTACCTCGGCGCCATTCTGGGCACCGCCGCCGCGTACATCGACGCGAACCTGACCAAGGACCTGCTTGCCGCGCATTCGAGCAACAAGGACGCCTACGGGAAAGGGGTTCTGGAGCAGGTGCCCGACATGGAGAAGATCACCTGCTACACCAAGTTCCAGAACTGGGTTTCCGAACACCTGGTGTGCGGGAACGTGGATGCGTACAAGCGGATCAGCAGCCGGGAATACCTTCTGGACTGCTACAACCGCGGGTGCCGCAGGGCGGCGGTCTCGTTCTCCATCGCGGCAGAGGGGAAGGACCCGGTCCCGTGCCGCGCTTTGTACTACCTGTATCGCGAGAAGGCCACCGACGACATCCGCCTGCTGTGCGTGATGTACGACCGGACCGAGCAGCAGCGTACGGAAGAGAAGATGGACGAGATGCGCACGGCCCTGCGAATGAGCCGCATCCGCAACTCGGCAAGCCAGATGAAGCCTCATTTCCTGTACAACGCGCTGGGCTCGATCCAAGAGGTGATGGTGGAAGACCCTTCCCGGGCCGCAAGCCTGCTGGACGATTTCACGGTGCATCTGCGCAGCTGCATACGCGCCATGGACAACGACGAGCCCATTCCCTTCGAAACGGAACTGGAGTACGTCCGCGCGTACACCCACATCGAGGCGATGCGGCTCGGCGATCGGCTGAAGATGAACTACGAGTTGGAAGAAACGGCTTTCTCCATACTGCCGCTGAGCGTGCAACCGCTGGTTGAGAACGCTATCAGGCACGGCGTCTACCGCCGAGGCAAGCAGGGCGGCACCGTCACGCTGCGTACCAGATCGGAAGGTGGGTTCTGGGTGGTAGAGGTGGAGGACGACGGCATCGGATTCGATGTGGACGGGTACGAACGCGCGGTCATGTACGGCGGTTCGGATTCCACCGGCATTAAGAATATACGTTTCAGGTTGGAAAAGATAATGGGTGCTCAGCTTGAAGTTGCAAGCGTTCCTGACAAAGGGACTTTGGCTACGGTGAGAATCCCCAAGGAAGGAGCGGGTTTTGAGAGCTATTTTGGTTGA
- a CDS encoding response regulator, producing MRAILVDDERLMLRRFMRLAEGIDDLKVIGSFDDPFDALDFAEENDVDVAFLDIEMPEMDGIELARRLRAIRHDMLIVPVTAYESYIHESNRIGADYFIVKPYTEQVLKTAMEKLRLLAMKQDKDVRIQMFGRFLVKKNGQPVPLTGKAKEILALIVTRRGKEISNEEIYTTIWEGRPCDNASMSVYYNALKRLRVALDQAGLSGLLVSTRRGQTVDTSLFDCDFYDWKDKTADSRSKFEGEFLPEYTWSEYLIGEVMTF from the coding sequence TTGAGAGCTATTTTGGTTGATGACGAGCGGCTTATGTTAAGGCGCTTCATGCGTCTGGCTGAGGGAATCGACGACTTGAAGGTGATCGGCTCGTTCGACGACCCCTTCGACGCGCTGGATTTCGCGGAGGAGAACGACGTCGACGTCGCGTTTCTGGATATCGAGATGCCCGAGATGGACGGAATCGAACTGGCACGCAGGCTGCGCGCCATACGGCACGACATGCTTATCGTGCCGGTGACCGCCTACGAGTCCTACATTCACGAATCCAACCGGATCGGCGCCGATTACTTCATCGTGAAGCCTTATACCGAGCAGGTCCTGAAGACGGCTATGGAGAAGCTGCGCCTGCTCGCGATGAAGCAGGACAAGGACGTGCGCATCCAGATGTTCGGCCGCTTTTTGGTGAAGAAGAACGGCCAGCCTGTTCCGCTTACCGGCAAGGCGAAGGAAATTCTGGCCCTGATCGTGACGCGTCGCGGGAAGGAAATCAGCAACGAGGAGATCTACACCACCATTTGGGAAGGCCGCCCTTGCGACAACGCCTCGATGAGCGTGTACTACAACGCCCTGAAACGGCTCAGGGTGGCGCTTGACCAGGCCGGACTCAGCGGACTTCTGGTGTCCACGCGCCGCGGCCAGACGGTGGACACGTCGCTTTTCGACTGCGACTTCTACGATTGGAAGGACAAGACGGCCGACTCCAGAAGCAAGTTCGAAGGCGAGTTTCTGCCCGAATACACCTGGAGCGAATATCTCATCGGCGAGGTCATGACGTTCTAG
- a CDS encoding MIP/aquaporin family protein gives MRKYVSECIGTFVLVFLGCGTAMLVGTSPDGGYLLTALAFGLAIVAMAYSIGNVSGCHVNPAVSLAVFVRGDMSGKDLAGYIIAQVIGAFLGACLLWLLFLIGGVTDMTGGLGANGLAGVGGRASVGLAVEIVLTFVFVMAVLGATSSKYDHKPVAGLVIGLSLVLVHILGIGLTGTSVNPARSLGPAVMAFITGNAEPLSSVWVFIVAPLIGGLCAALLYDAIEGRKHEE, from the coding sequence ATGAGAAAGTATGTATCCGAATGCATCGGCACGTTCGTCCTTGTGTTCTTGGGATGCGGTACAGCCATGCTTGTGGGAACCAGCCCTGACGGAGGGTATCTCCTGACGGCGCTGGCCTTCGGCCTTGCCATCGTGGCGATGGCCTACAGCATCGGCAACGTGTCGGGGTGCCATGTGAACCCGGCCGTGTCGTTGGCGGTGTTCGTCCGCGGCGACATGAGCGGAAAGGACCTGGCGGGCTACATAATCGCGCAGGTCATTGGCGCTTTTCTGGGTGCCTGCCTGCTTTGGCTGCTGTTCTTGATAGGCGGTGTGACCGACATGACCGGCGGTTTGGGCGCAAACGGCCTGGCCGGCGTGGGCGGACGGGCCTCGGTGGGGCTGGCCGTCGAAATCGTACTCACCTTCGTGTTCGTGATGGCGGTGCTGGGCGCTACGTCCAGCAAGTACGACCACAAACCCGTTGCGGGCCTGGTCATCGGTCTTTCGCTCGTGCTGGTGCACATCTTGGGCATCGGGCTCACGGGTACGTCCGTCAACCCCGCCCGAAGCCTTGGACCTGCGGTTATGGCGTTCATCACGGGTAACGCTGAGCCTTTGTCCAGCGTGTGGGTGTTCATCGTGGCGCCTCTGATCGGCGGTTTGTGCGCAGCCCTTCTCTACGATGCGATCGAGGGACGCAAGCACGAGGAGTAG
- a CDS encoding acyl-CoA thioester hydrolase/BAAT C-terminal domain-containing protein — protein sequence MIIKIVITVIVVIAVAGIAITVLNRFNSSTYTIMQGSSMDGSTRYETNEQVIYIEGDYMKGYRFSPVERTHPGTVVVYGGSEGSPNYWQAKMIADQGYEVLALYFWGQDGQAPTLANVPLEQFDEVEAYIQKNVEQPTPITVIGTSKGAEFSAELAAHGFAIDNLVNFAPADHTYFGLDYTSRDELPSFTYRGEPVPFASQRTIGIGTSAKLMWDMMTGYPPSYRATYESAAEDSGELGRIDLSSFEGNALFFAGAADAMWQSEVAAENLAAQSERFEAYIYPDAGHVFTDDVDRLGTGWEIMFGGTAEGSAAAFEDSTDILFDHLAAWHG from the coding sequence ATGATCATCAAGATCGTCATCACCGTCATAGTCGTCATCGCCGTCGCAGGCATCGCAATTACTGTGTTGAATCGGTTCAACAGCAGCACTTACACGATCATGCAGGGCTCGTCCATGGACGGCAGCACCCGTTATGAGACCAACGAACAGGTCATATACATCGAAGGCGACTATATGAAAGGCTATCGTTTCAGCCCTGTGGAGCGTACGCACCCGGGCACCGTGGTCGTGTACGGAGGATCCGAAGGTTCGCCGAACTACTGGCAGGCGAAGATGATCGCGGACCAGGGCTACGAGGTGCTGGCTCTGTATTTCTGGGGCCAGGACGGCCAGGCGCCAACGCTGGCGAACGTGCCGCTCGAACAGTTCGACGAGGTGGAAGCATATATCCAGAAGAACGTCGAGCAGCCGACCCCCATCACCGTCATCGGGACGTCGAAGGGTGCCGAATTCAGTGCTGAACTTGCAGCACACGGCTTCGCCATCGACAACCTGGTCAACTTCGCTCCGGCCGACCACACCTACTTCGGGCTCGACTACACGAGCAGAGACGAGCTTCCGAGCTTCACCTACCGCGGCGAGCCCGTGCCCTTCGCCTCGCAGCGTACCATCGGCATCGGCACCTCGGCGAAGCTCATGTGGGACATGATGACCGGATATCCGCCTTCGTACCGCGCGACCTATGAATCCGCGGCGGAAGACTCCGGCGAACTCGGACGCATCGACCTTTCAAGCTTCGAAGGCAACGCCCTGTTCTTCGCAGGAGCCGCGGACGCCATGTGGCAAAGCGAGGTTGCGGCCGAAAACCTCGCCGCCCAAAGCGAGCGCTTCGAAGCCTACATCTACCCCGATGCCGGACATGTGTTTACCGACGACGTCGACAGGCTCGGCACCGGCTGGGAAATCATGTTCGGAGGAACCGCCGAGGGTTCGGCCGCGGCTTTCGAGGACTCTACGGACATCCTCTTCGACCACCTTGCCGCCTGGCACGGCTAG
- a CDS encoding ABC transporter ATP-binding protein, translated as MKLILDRITKSYSGKTAVNGVSATLVPGVTGLLGANGAGKTTLLRIICDILQPTGGRVLYDGEDIRELGPAYRSLLGYLPQDFGYYPSFTALDFMCYMGALKGFDKREAREAGAKLLEEVGLGDDVHRKVKTFSGGMKQRLGIAQAMLGNPAILVLDEPTAGLDPKERVRFRNLIAGFAQDRIVLLSTHIVNDIEFAANRILVMNEGMLIMDGAPEHVVAQAAGKVWECTVDAQQAEEMTEQMPVANVRYAPDGHAVVRVVTDTSPMEGAVAVDPTLEDLYLYVFRTDGNQGVPNGNAD; from the coding sequence GTGAAGCTCATACTGGATAGAATTACCAAGTCCTACAGCGGGAAAACCGCCGTCAACGGCGTGTCCGCAACCCTTGTCCCCGGCGTGACGGGGCTGCTCGGCGCCAACGGAGCCGGCAAAACAACCTTGCTGCGCATAATCTGCGACATCCTGCAGCCGACAGGCGGACGGGTCCTTTACGACGGCGAAGACATCCGCGAGCTGGGACCCGCGTACCGCTCCCTGTTGGGATACCTTCCCCAGGATTTCGGATACTACCCCTCGTTCACCGCGCTGGACTTCATGTGCTACATGGGCGCGCTCAAGGGGTTCGACAAACGCGAAGCGCGCGAGGCCGGCGCGAAGCTGCTGGAGGAAGTGGGCCTTGGCGACGACGTGCACCGCAAGGTGAAAACGTTTTCGGGAGGCATGAAGCAGCGGTTGGGAATCGCCCAGGCCATGCTTGGAAACCCTGCCATCCTGGTGCTGGACGAACCCACGGCGGGCCTCGACCCCAAGGAACGGGTGCGCTTCCGCAACCTGATCGCAGGCTTCGCGCAGGACCGGATCGTGCTTCTGTCGACCCACATCGTAAACGACATCGAGTTTGCGGCCAACCGGATTCTCGTCATGAACGAAGGCATGCTCATTATGGACGGCGCGCCGGAACACGTGGTCGCGCAGGCTGCAGGCAAAGTGTGGGAATGCACCGTGGATGCGCAGCAGGCCGAAGAGATGACCGAGCAGATGCCCGTAGCGAACGTCCGGTACGCGCCGGACGGGCATGCGGTGGTGCGCGTTGTGACCGATACGTCCCCGATGGAAGGCGCCGTTGCGGTGGACCCCACGCTCGAGGACCTGTACCTGTATGTGTTCCGGACCGACGGCAATCAGGGGGTTCCAAATGGCAACGCTGATTAG
- a CDS encoding RNA polymerase sigma factor — protein MESPLKTKSIRTFGGHFALSWLEEVMALPLRKQSNLDYEQARHIVEECYDSILAYCTRHAPAGYEAADLAQETFLRFVRTRSYQDRGRPIAYLMTIARNVCIDAGRKNRLQTVPLDFEPADPEDEFCADVRKALESLPDEPRELLEMRYGFGLQVNEIARMFDESRYATRRKIKKALELLHEELKG, from the coding sequence ATGGAAAGCCCCCTGAAAACGAAATCCATCCGCACATTCGGCGGCCATTTCGCGTTGTCATGGTTAGAGGAGGTGATGGCTTTGCCGCTCAGAAAGCAAAGCAACCTGGATTACGAGCAAGCGCGGCACATAGTTGAGGAATGCTACGATAGCATCTTGGCGTACTGCACCCGCCATGCCCCGGCCGGCTACGAAGCGGCCGACCTGGCCCAGGAGACGTTTTTGCGGTTCGTCCGCACGCGAAGCTACCAAGACCGCGGAAGGCCCATAGCGTATCTCATGACCATAGCCAGAAACGTCTGCATCGACGCCGGCCGTAAAAACCGGCTGCAAACGGTGCCGCTGGATTTCGAACCCGCAGATCCCGAAGACGAGTTCTGCGCGGACGTCCGCAAGGCCTTGGAATCGCTGCCCGATGAGCCCCGCGAGCTTCTGGAGATGCGGTACGGCTTCGGACTGCAGGTCAACGAGATAGCGCGCATGTTCGACGAAAGCCGCTATGCAACACGCAGGAAGATCAAGAAAGCGCTCGAGCTGTTGCACGAGGAATTGAAGGGGTGA